In Paludibaculum fermentans, the genomic stretch TGCCGGCCACGCACCGCTCGCTGAATACGCGCATCGAAGCGGCCCGTTTCGACAGCCTGTTGTCGTACCTGCAGGGCCGTTATCCGCTGGTGATCTTCGATCATTCGGGCAACCTGGAACGGTACTCCGTCACCGTGCTGGAGCGCTCCGCCCAGATCTTCAGTATCTGTGCGCCCGACCTTTCCACGGTGCATCAGGCACGACGGAGCATGGAGTTGTTTGAGGATCTGCGCCTGAGATCGAAGGTGAGCATCGTCATGACGCGGGATACCGCGGCGACAGGCTTGAGCCGGCAGACGGTCCTGTCCATGCTGGGCACTCAGCCCATCGCCAGTTTGCCGAATGCGTTTTCGAGCCTCCAGACGGCCCTGATCGCGGGCGGCCTGGCGGGTCGCAATTCTCCCTATGGCCGCGCGGTGCGAGCGTTTACCAGCCAGGTTCTGGCGGACCAGCGGGTGGCCGTCCCGGTTGCAGGGGCCAGCCGCCCGGACTCATGGAGCGGCTTCCGGTCTGCTTTCTCCCGGTTGAAGTCCAGCGCGGTAGCAGTTCGCTAAGACCGCTTTCGCTAGAGCCAGGCGCCGGCGATCCGGCCTAGACCGCCCCGCAGGCGAAATTCGTCCACACGGTTCAGGAAGTAGCGCTCGTTCAACTCATCGCGGCCCAGATCCTCGATGCGTTCAAAGCCAAGCAGTCGGAGACGCCGGGCAAGAGTCTCCGGCTCGAAAAAGAGCTGGAACGGTTCGCCGGCGGCCGCGACGCGTTTGGCCAGGGCATCCAACGCCAGTTTCTCCATTAGGTTTAGGGCGGAGCGCGCGACGGCGTAGTCGAAGGCAATTCCTGAGCCGTGCGGAAGCGACGCGATGAACTCGAGTGTGGACGTGAAGGCTTCGTCCGTGAGGTAAGGGACCACGCCGAGACAGGCGAAAAAGGCTGGCGCTTCCGTCTGGAAGCCTGCCGCCCGCAGTCCGGACGCGAGCGTCTGGTGCTCGAAATCCATTGGGACGAAGGTCGCCGTGTCCGGTACCAGGATGCCTGCCGTTGTCAGTAACTCCCGCTTCCACTGTTGGGTAGAAGGGAAGTCGACCTCGTAGACGCGCAGGCCGGCTGAAGCGTACGGGTTGCGGCAGGCGAAAGTGTCGAGCCCGGCGCCCAGTAGAACGTACTGCCGGACTCCGGCTTCAACGGCGCGAGCCAATTCATCCTCCGCGTAACGGCTGCGGGCCGCCAGGAAGGCGCGCAGGGTCCGGCCGGCGAGCTGGTCCTTCCTCGTTCGTTCCTCAGCAACCCAAGGCGCGCCCTCAGGGCCCAGGATGGCCAGGGCGAGCGGATCGGAGAAGACCGGCGGGTCTTCCAGAATCTGATGAGCCGCGCGGCGGACGGCTACCCGCAGCGCTGTGCGGCTGGGTTTAGCTTCCAGCATGGTGGCCTCG encodes the following:
- a CDS encoding class I SAM-dependent methyltransferase; protein product: MLEAKPSRTALRVAVRRAAHQILEDPPVFSDPLALAILGPEGAPWVAEERTRKDQLAGRTLRAFLAARSRYAEDELARAVEAGVRQYVLLGAGLDTFACRNPYASAGLRVYEVDFPSTQQWKRELLTTAGILVPDTATFVPMDFEHQTLASGLRAAGFQTEAPAFFACLGVVPYLTDEAFTSTLEFIASLPHGSGIAFDYAVARSALNLMEKLALDALAKRVAAAGEPFQLFFEPETLARRLRLLGFERIEDLGRDELNERYFLNRVDEFRLRGGLGRIAGAWL